A stretch of Halostagnicola kamekurae DNA encodes these proteins:
- a CDS encoding ABC transporter permease, with protein sequence MIGRVAARLRAAVGLRRRSARASGVVGVAFAQIRRAPRRTVLAVLAVALVVLSVTLLASLGVGVVAIGEDGLENANRDIWLSSDPIDPAASGTENPIGGAHKVTADLEAREDVSSASPIAMYEVYVGTNPGELERTSAVGVPQTHSGFDFQAGGGFEIEEEAAEEAMTEGEPTTEEVVLDPATADRLDASPGDTVYLGTSRQSAPEYEFTVVGTSGYYSQYLGSKASAVPLPDLLAVAGTSGTDRSTFVTADAAPGEDPRAVAADIDAAYPEYDVRASDEQIGAMAEKRPLVLASGLTLVGLAVVGGVVLTVNLFALVASQQREELAALRAIGLSRWVLAGTIGAQGLVIGLLGGVAGLLATPALAAGLNRIVTDVIGFERLLRTPLEVYVVGFVLAALVGTIVALVAGWRAGRYARIEHLEA encoded by the coding sequence ATGATCGGGCGAGTCGCGGCGAGACTGCGCGCGGCGGTCGGACTCCGACGCCGGAGCGCTCGAGCGAGCGGCGTCGTCGGCGTCGCGTTCGCCCAGATCCGCCGCGCCCCCAGGCGAACCGTCCTCGCCGTGCTCGCGGTCGCGCTGGTCGTCCTCTCGGTGACGCTGCTCGCGAGCCTCGGCGTCGGCGTCGTCGCCATCGGCGAGGACGGCCTCGAGAACGCCAACCGGGACATCTGGCTCTCGAGCGATCCGATCGATCCGGCCGCCAGCGGGACCGAAAATCCGATTGGCGGCGCACACAAGGTGACCGCCGATCTCGAGGCGCGCGAGGACGTGAGTTCCGCCTCCCCGATCGCGATGTACGAGGTCTACGTCGGAACGAATCCCGGGGAGTTAGAACGGACGTCCGCGGTCGGCGTCCCGCAGACCCACTCTGGGTTCGACTTTCAGGCTGGCGGCGGGTTCGAAATCGAAGAGGAGGCGGCCGAGGAAGCCATGACCGAGGGCGAACCGACGACCGAGGAGGTCGTCCTCGATCCGGCGACGGCCGATCGGCTCGACGCGTCGCCGGGCGATACCGTCTATCTCGGTACCAGCCGGCAATCTGCGCCGGAGTACGAATTCACCGTGGTCGGCACCTCCGGGTACTACTCGCAGTACCTCGGCTCGAAAGCGTCGGCCGTTCCGCTGCCCGATCTGCTGGCCGTCGCCGGCACGTCCGGAACCGACCGGTCGACGTTCGTCACCGCGGACGCCGCACCGGGGGAAGACCCGCGGGCGGTCGCGGCCGACATCGACGCCGCGTACCCGGAATACGACGTTCGAGCGAGCGACGAGCAGATCGGCGCGATGGCCGAGAAGCGGCCGCTCGTCCTCGCCAGCGGCCTGACGCTGGTCGGCCTCGCCGTCGTCGGCGGCGTCGTCCTCACCGTGAACCTGTTCGCGCTCGTCGCCTCCCAGCAGCGCGAGGAACTGGCAGCCCTGCGGGCGATCGGCCTCTCGAGGTGGGTCCTCGCCGGCACGATTGGCGCGCAGGGACTCGTCATCGGACTGCTCGGCGGGGTCGCCGGTCTCCTCGCCACGCCGGCGCTGGCGGCGGGACTCAACCGAATCGTGACCGACGTCATCGGCTTCGAACGGCTCCTGCGGACGCCCCTCGAGGTGTACGTCGTCGGGTTCGTCCTCGCCGCTCTCGTCGGCACTATCGTCGCTCTCGTCGCCGGCTGGCGGGCCGGTCGGTACGCACGGATCGAACACCTCGAGGCCTGA